CTAATTTATTCCAAATcagaaaagctattaaaattCACAAACATAGTAATGTATTTATTATGGAACCACAGAGTTGTACTGGTTTATAAACACCACCTATTGTTTGTGCACATGAAAAACTAAATGTATGGGTGAAAGATACTCTCAGCTGCACTTGTCATTGTAAAGGGTTGTTTCACGTtatattcttgtttttctgactCCTATGCTTTTAAATCTTATGTGGCAGCataaattttttcttcttgaacaGTTTAAATGTACCTTTAATTTCCACATAGGAAAACCCAGTTACTCTCTTAGAAGAACTCTCGGTGGTGAAATCTCGTTATAAAACATTATGTATGCAGCTGGAAAAAGTTTCCTTAGAGCAGAAGGAATCCATGAACGGCATCCGTGCTGCCCTAGAGAACACAATGAAGATGGTTCAGACACTACAGCAGCACGCTGATCTTCAGGTAGCAGTCTCATTTCAGTAACTTGGCTCTCACGCCTGTAAATGCCCATGCATTTGTGTAACCTCTGCGTAGCTGTGAGTGGTTTCACTGGAAACTCTTAAATGTATAGGCTtgtagaaaataagaaaacagtttaccagaagaaatgtttgcaagatcgaagctatttttgtaaatcACTAACCTGATTTATCACTCATCAGTTAAACTAGTGGTATTTAGTCTGAATTAAAGCTATGCTATAAGTGGATAGTATGACGTTTGAATAGTTTCACAGCTGTGTCCCAGTCCTACGAcgacttctttttaaaagtagttaccttaaagaaatcagaaagagaaaacaatttttgaaaagcttttaagtgacaaatgtttttttcactgTCTAAAATGCGTAAGCTAAAAATACACTGTAGTGTATGGGTGACAATATAGTTagcacaaagaaatgtttcctctcAGTATGATAATGCCTCTGAACTCCCCCCAGCATTTTTGTAAGTGGTCTTCAGACATTGCTGCATTACAATTTTGAAAAGGTTGTGAAAGCATTGCTTTTGTCCCCCTACAAATAAGGTGATTTAGATGAAAAATGTTAACTGATAATGTAGAGGCAGAGATAGGATTGGTGTGACTAAAGCATTCTCCTGGATCTGAGCTCTCCCATCAGCGTTCTGATGACAGTGCCCTGACATTGTGTTTAATCTGTCAACAGATCTAGACAAGGTAGTGGTAAGTCTCTATAGAGAAAACGTACCGTATAATGATTTAAAAGACAGTAATTATTAtgtcacaggaagaaaaaatattttctctctctgtgttcCAAGGATGCGATGCCAAGAATAATTTACATATAGGATTTTGTTACAGTGGAAGACTGTTGTGTTTCTAGAGTTACATTTAGACTTTTTAGCTAATGTTGTACTTGActatttcctaaaaaaaaaaattgattaaaatgTTATGGAGAAACTTAACTCTTCAAGTGAAATACTTCTTTAtatgaaataattcattttattttcattgagcCATTTATACTACAGTGTTAAAGGAACATTGTGATTGGGTTTTCAGAAATACTAAGCTTGTCAACTTGCTTTCATTTAATGCAAAGTAGGAATTTACTGTTAGTTTGCATGTGAAAACAACTACACAAACACTGAGTTCATTTGTAAATATCATCACCCTAGGAACTGGAAGTATCAGAGTTCTtggtatctttttattttctagcgCTCACCTCTGTCAGAAGAAGAACagactgcagcacagcagtTAACCTGTCAAACTGTTAAAGAAATGGAATCGCTAGTGGAAGAGGTAATTAGGCCACAGAGTGTCAGTATTCCAGAAACCATTAATCCTGAGTAGCTCAACTCAAGTCAGAAGGGCTGTTTCTGTACCTTAATATCTCTCAATTGAATGGAGTTTTTCAGAAGTGAGCTGAAGTTCCTCACAAATCTTTCCAGTTTTACTGTGTACTGATTAAGTTGATGATTTAATTTCCTGGGAAATCTTAAATAAAGTTTGGAATATGACCAGCAATAGTTTAAGTGTATTCTAACTGTAATGTGATAGAACATAAATCTAAATGAATACTTGTTAAAAAGTTGGATATTCTCCCAGAGCTTCTTGAGGCACAGACTCTTAGTATAGTTATCTGCAAAGGTTTGGTCTGGGTCtcataataaaagcaaaatagtaAACAAAGTGAATAGAGTATAATGGTCTTGATAAATGctctgtttttgtctttccatTATTCTAAAGCACTTAAGATATAGCTGGTATAAACAGCCCCAGTGCAAAATGTAGCCATATCCCACTGCTGCTGAGGCCAGTTTAATTGGTATTGTTTCCTATGTTGTCAGTGAGTGTGTTTTGAAGATATTCTACAAGTTCTCTGAAAGGCAGAAGGAATGGAAAGCTGCCACAAAGGCCCTGGGATTTTTTGTCagtactgtatttattttctggctgAGGAAATCTGGGTTTAGCTACCTTTTGCTTGTCAGGACTGTCAGCCTCTGAAGGTTGCCTGAGAATAGgaaagccatttttttcctttgctgcttgTGCAGTGCTTTTAACTACATCGGTACTGGAATGCAAAGGAGAAAGCTGAAGAAGTTCATCTGACTTGCATATGAATCTTGTTCCTATCTTCaaacttattttatttgaaaccaGGATTTGTTTAATGCCTCAGATTCTGCTGTTTACTGCAGTGGTTGCAAGATCCTTGGTTATCCAATGGTAAAATGTAATTGCTAATACAGAAATGAACTTGCAGAACCTGCTTTCTAAACTGAACTCCAAGAAATCCTAACATTatctcttgtttatttttagccaTTTTGTTCAGGATCTGTAGTTCCCAGCTCAGTTGAAGGTAAGTGCAGGAAgaattttccactgtttttttgCTTGACCCTTAAGTCTGATTCTCCCCACCCCCTACACCTAGCCCCAGTAAGTAACCTTTGGGATTAATACTAATCTCTCCTAAGACTTCCATCTCTAATATTGAACTCCAATAGTTCTCTGCTATTTAAACATATCAAGTTATTACCCAGAATTCAGCAATTAATAACTTAAGCTGTTGTACTTTCTGAAATGGCAGTTATGCCTTCAAATAACTTTACCCCTAGTACAACAGGGGCAAATCTCTCAGTCAGACCATGTAGAcctatttcagtgttttcttaaaaaagaagttaaagtACTGTCTTGTCTTTGGCCTgatttctgaaaaaacaaataccttctattttaatttttttagagTCAAAATTCAAACCATTAACTGAGGAAATGCTTGTGTCCGTACCAAGGAGTATCAGAAGCTCTGTTAAACTAGCAGATGTGAACAACTTGTACAGGGAGCTATTTAACCACTTCATTGTAAATAAGAACAGGTGAGACTTACAGCCACTCATTACTAAGAATTTTGTAAGTTGTAAAGAAATTCaccattttcaaatgaaacaaacagctagtTAACCATTTGCTGCTCTgactttgcatttaattttgctCCCTGATGGCCTTCCTGGTTAGGTATATATCCCAAAGCGTTAGGCCATCATACAAAACAGCCTAAATTTCTTCGTAGAAAAGTGGCATTTATAATTGGATAATTTACAATACCGAATGTCAGGTTCTTCAGAAAcagtctgtttttttcaaaatcctaaTGGTAAACACTGACCCTGaactccaccaccaccaccccttaTCTCTCCCACAAGCCCTGACCCCTTCCTGGGATTAGTGCTGCAGATCTCTTGAAGGTGATGGCAAAAATGAGGAAGTTTTAAGCTCGGAAATTCTGTCTCTTTAATCCCGAAGCTGGGTTAGGAAGCGATTGTTCTTAGATTAACGCAGCACAGTAAAGTTGATGACAATCTCAATAGTATGAGAATTATGGAACACTTcttaaaaatcattctttaaaCAATATGGGCTTTTTAGCCGTTTTCTGACAGACCTGCTGTTTGATACCCTGTTTTGCTAAACAGTTTGCTCTTGCCTTACAGTGCTGCACTGAGTGTTTCGCAGATGAACAAGATGAATATGAAAGCCACTGACTCAAGAATACGAATCTTAAAAGAACTTGCTATTGTGGAACTTGACAGACAAGGAAATGTTAAATTAGTTGCATAAACAAACGTTCGGTCCGTTCTCATTTGACACACAAGCATCTTCGTCATAGCTCctgaattattaaaaagcaagtaTTTCTTTGTTGTCCGAGGTACAAAAACACTGTTGGAAAGTTGTTCGTGTATCCATATAGAAATTCTATTTCTAGTACTTAAAAATGgcagaatgaaaaaatgttgaGGTTGGTATTTGATCTCGGGTATTTATAGGATTTAGACGATGCATTTTTGAACAGTGTTGTTAACCATGTGACGTTTCCATATTCTTGCTTACATTCCTGACATTCCTGTTTTTAAGGCAAATAACCCAAGCCACTTAATTGTACTTATACTCCTGAATAAATGATGAAAGTCAAGGAGACGGGGCCATAGATTTATTACGCTTCTGTTTAAATGACTCCTGACCCTGAGCCCTGCCCTAACCCCTGAACCTGGCCCCTGAcccctttcattttcctttgatgTGAACTGGCTTTTTACAGTCCAGTAAAACTGCAGCCTTGCAGAATAGCTGAGGTCTGGAGCTGGTCTGGTCCAACGCCCTGCTCACATCAAGGCAGGGCCAGCTGCAGCCGGttgctcagtgctggggccagtcctggTTTGAAAAACTCTGAGGATGAAAACTGCAGCACCTCTGGCACCATCTtgcagtgtttgaccaccctcacaggttgttttgttgttgttgtttttttttgttattatttcaaTCTCATTTGAGAAAGGAGGATATCGAAGTTTAATGAAATCCTGTAGATTTTGTGAAATGATGGCCagcaaagaagagaaatttaaaTTGGTGCCTACAGGAAGGGGAATGCTCCTTTCTCAATTTGTTGGTGCCCTGGTCAGTCTGTTTGGAGCTTGTTGTGAAGAGGAGCAGGGTCTGTGTTGGGCAAGAGGACTGGGATACCCGTTTTACCTACAAAGCTGCTCTCACTTCACAACTGCTTGAAGCATCACAATCCTATCGATCCCTAACTGCTAGGCTTGCTCTTTACTCCCTCTACCTTCAACAGCCTTAAAGTTCTGCGAGCACAACGTGCTCCAAGCGACCTGTAAGCGGGAAAACAAGCCCAGCTGGGCCAGCACCTGCTAAAACCACCTGTCCTCAGGGCTGCGGTTACCCAGATCCATTCCCAAACCCCACGCGAGATGCGGGCACCCACCCGTGCAGCCCCCCGCTGCCTGCCACTGACTCGTGGGGCGGGGCGGGGGACTGCTCACCCCCAGGGCTGAGCCGGGCCGGACATCGGGGCCCCCCCTGTTACCGCCCCGTTAAGACCCCAACCCCGCCGAGCCTCCCGCAGCGCGCCCCCGCTACCCCGCGCGCGCCAACTTCGCCCTTAGCCCCGCCCACTCGGGGCGCGCGCGCGCGCAGTGCCTAAGCCCcgccccccttccccctccctccctccctccccgcggCCGCGGCCCGGCACCACCGGAGCgcaccggggccgggccggggctgggggggccgcgGCCATGGACGAGCAGAGCGTGGAGGTGAGCGGCCCCCTCGGGACGGGCCCGGCACGGCCTGGCCCTGCCGTGCTCCTCCTGGGCCCTGCGGCCGTTAGCGGAGGGCCCGGCCTCCTGCGGGGCgcctgggggctggggaggctccTGGAGGGTTGAAGCTGGAGGGGGGTCGGTGCCTGGTGTGTAGGGTGGGAGCTGCTCGGTCCCGGGAATAACCCTGCTGCTTGGGGCCGGGCAAGGTGGGGCCAGGCAAATGGCTTCTCTGCCAGGGTGCGGAGAAACCGTGCGTTAAATTGAGTCCTGCTGAGCGGGGGTGGTCTGGGGGACGTGGAGGGGGCTGAGAAACCGTGGTGGGAATGGGAGATGTTAAAAGGATGTAAATCCTATTAGTCAATAAAATGCTCTGTCTGAGGCAAGCTTTCGCATCAGCGCTCTGTATCATACATGTGCTTAACGTGCTTCTCAATTAGCTTAATGTTAGTGTGTTGGAGCTCCTAGGTTTTGAATCCATGGGTACTGTGCAGTTGTTTCTGGCAACTGTTCAATGCTGTGTGAGCACGAGGAGGAATAATATCTCCTGGCTGCGGAAATTCCCCCTTGGAAAAAgggaaatcaaacaaaaaaatgtgttcCTTAAGGAACTACGTCCCAAAATGGGTGCTAAGGGCTGGTGGGATGTAAGAAGAGGTGGGGATGAGAGCCGTGGTGTTTGACCCGGTATCTCGCTTTGAGATGCGCTACCCGTTGCTGTTTGGAATGGGATTGCACCTGTTCAACCCGGCATTCTGCCTGAAAAATGCATCTCTCATATGTCAGAAGTGTGTGGCTTAACAATAGCAATAATCTATCCTTTTCCAGAGTATTGCTGAAGTATTCCGATGTTTTATTTGTATGGAGAAATTGCGTGATGCACGACTGTGTCCTCATTGCTCCAAGCTGTGCTGTTTCAGTTGTATTCGGGTGAGTTTGCTTATTATGGCTTACTTTTGCAAATGTTTGAGCTTAGAAAATACTGTGATCTTACAAACACATTCTGCCTTCTTCCTTGCTTCTTTTTGTGGGGTTCTGAGGACTCCTTTCTCCTGCTGTGTGCTCTCtagttttcctttcaaaatctcTTACAACGCTGAGGAAAAACCAGGCAGGCTGTGCTTTGCATTCAGTAGTGCTAATTATAGGGACTGTCTGGAAGAGTAACTCTTAAGAAACAGGTACCCGATGACCCTTTCTTCAACGTGTTTTGAAAGTCAGTGACGTCTGTATGGAAGACAGAGTTGGGACAGGAATCAAACAATGACTGCGTCTGTCAATATGGAACGTCCAGTGGGCTGAAGCAGCACCCGAAGCACCTGAATGCATTTATTATGGTGACATTACTAACGTGTGATGCTTCAGTTCTGAGTCCAGGCATTGTGCTGTGCTAACGTAGTGCGGGAGGGTTCAGCTGGGGTTCTCAGACCTCGACCAGTACTTCAGGAATCACAACAGACAGTCATCGTTCTCTCTGAAAGCTCTGCCAAGAGCTGTCGGTGGAGGATTCGTGCTGCACGTTAAGGATGTTAGGTGACATGCTGTTGCTGGGTGGTGAGAGATTCTTCATGAGAATCTTTAAATGTAGCAGTGAGCTGCCAAAGGATGAGCCTCTCAGCTGCTGATCCTTTACATCTGTAAGCTGTAGTGGCCTGATGTAAAGTTCTTCCCGCAGCTCCTTGTCTTTGCATAGAACTTTCTGGAAGAGAATTAGTCAAAGGGTCCTTGCAGATTTGAACTGCAGGTGTCTAACTTGTGTATAAATAGCTCAAGAAGAAGTAATAAGTTATCTCAAAGACTTCAGAGTCAGAAAAATATCCATGCTgtgtcttttgctttcttttcttgcaaTATGCTCTTTAGTCTGTAGCTATGGAAATCTGCACCAGATACGTGGTTTCTAAGGGAATATTGGGTACCTCAAAATTCCGTTTTTAGTTTTAACTGGAGTGGTTTTGACAACTAAAGaacggtggtggtggtgttacTAAGATACAAATAGCTGCTTCTTCGGTAACTAAGTGGTTGAACAGTTAAATTACAAATctctaaaaatggaaaaatgcaggAAGGCTAAATAAAAGCTGTATTACTGCATAAAAGGTAACAAAGGGGAGTAGCTCCTAAATAACAATAGAATGTACTTGTTAGCAGTTCTTTTCTGGTGctttctttcaattattttttttttcccttcatagCGTTGGCTGACTGAACAAAGAGCTCAGTGCCCTCATTGTAGGTaaggtatttttaatacaagGAATAAATTATCAGGAATTGGGTGCGCCAGCCAGTTAGTTATGAGGGGTCTTTTTTCAATGCAGTTTGCATAAATTGTTTAAGTGTGGTTTTTGAGACCTGCTGGCTGTAGCAATAAAAATTTACCTGATATATTACTTATTCTAATGTATGTTGCAGTTGTGTGATAAGCTAAGCAAGATCTTCATTCTTACCCTGTTAACTTTGCAGTCTTCTATTGCTATATAATAAGAGTAACTAGGTGGTGTTCCCCTTAGAACTTTTAATGTTCATCTTGCAAGAATAAGAGAATTCCAGTGTTCGGCCTGAAacgtatttttatttcacaccTGTAATTTGTGAGATTTACCTTTTGTGTTGCAAATCCTCGGAGAGGTACCTCCTCAGTGtgtgcaggttttgtttttgttttcagtgcaaCGCGACCCACACCTGCCCCATGGCACACCTTAGTGCTTCTGGTGCCTGAGTACCTAGCAATTCTCGTTCTTGATAAACTGAAGTATGGGAGGTGGGGTGTGTTTTGCCCCAAGGAAGGGGAAGTAGGATGTATTTGCCTCTAAGGGAGGGGaggtatttataaaaacaaccaaccatTTCTGAAAAACTTCATATTcaacttttaaagtattttatcatTCGTTCTAAGTGCCTGTAAGGAGGTAAGTATGTCTGCGTTTTACAAGGGGGATAGTTGAAGCACTCCTCTAGGGATGGCTGAATAATGGGAGGGATTGAAGAAGcatgagaaatgaaatgatttgCCCAGTGTTATCTAGGAGTCTATTACCAAATCTTAATGTAGTTCTTGATTTCCTCATGTAGCTGTTCTATACATAGTTATGGGGTAGTTTGGTTTTCTTCCCCCAATATGAACAAATCAACTTAAAATgttacatttctatttttttaatgtttttttttttttcctctgaaatagTAAACAATAAACTAAACAGTAAACTAAACAATAGTATAGCTTCAGCATTTTGCCCATGGCTTTTCCGGTACTGTAGAATTGATGAACTGGTTTCATTTCAATGCTGCTCTTTTAGTTCCTGGAGCTGAATTCTCACTGTAACTCTTGCAATGCTTCTTGCAGAGCCCCGCTGCAGCTACGAGAGCTTGTAAACTGTCGTTGGGCAGAAGAGGTCACACAACAGCTTGACACACTTCAACTGTGTAATCTGACAAAGcatgaggaaaatgaaaaagacaagtAAATGGAGCATTCTTCACATGAAGGGTTTTGCATTTCACTTTACATGAGTGGACTTTTAATTTCAGCTCATTTTAAAGTCAGGggaacaaacatattttttcttacttaaaaACTGAATTGTGCTGTTGGTGAACAGACAAAGCAGTGCTGTTTCTCACTGTCTGTCTAAAAGTTGGAGTTCACTTCTGTCATAATTAATAGCAATGAGAAGGGTTCCTAACTTTATTTGCCTAGAAAACTACTTTTGTGTTTAAGatttatattcatataaaaacatatatataaatattaaatatatatataatagtcTGGAGATTTGGAGGAAAGAAGTGTGaggagaatcacagaaaaatggATAGGGACTAATTACGTGTTCCATACCTCCTCCTTGCCCAAGTTCCTGAAACCTagtggaggaggaagggagaggcaTGTGTTGGAGGTTTGCCTGGTCTGTGCTTGGCTTGCTGATTGATGCTATTCCtgaaattttaagaaatgacAGAGATCATTTTGAAAAAGCTTATAAACCATTGTTCTGTGGTTACTTTATGTTGCATatgattaaaattttaataatgtGAAGGATTAACTTCTAGAATTCGGAGCTTGATTCAGTGATGATAACCTCTGCCTGCTGAGtataaatcagattttattaATGTACTTTCTCTTTATGAAATACTTCCTGAGAGAACACTAAAAACAACATCTATTTTCACCAACTATTCTTGTTGCAAAACTATGCTGATGATTTATGCTCTATTGGAGTTCTGTGTTTCACTCTGAGTGTCTGGGtagcaaaacaaatgaaaatattaaactgaGTTTGCAGAAGATTAACaggtgtttgctgctgcttacgtgtttattttttatttgaggtGTGAAAATCATCATGAAAAGCTTAGTGTATTCTGCTGGACCTGTAAGAAGTGTATCTGCCATCAGTGTGCGCTTTGGGGAGGAATGGTAAGAAGAAGCTTACTTAGATGTTGCACATGGTATGTTATAGTAAGAGACTGCCAGCATTATGTGTGCCTGCAgtttgaagaaacagaaaagctatGAAACTGGCAGTATGGCATTGAATTACTGTGCAAAAACTATagttatatatgcatttataattATTACAAAGATTGGTTTTGCGAAGAAGTATCTTCTGTTTCTGATAATAGAAGTACGTTTtaatttttgctgaaaaatcaaaattaccTTCTGTGTTACTAAATTCATGATGTCTTGGACAAACCATAGATGGTGGTGAAAAATTTTATGGGCAAAGGAAGTCTTTCTCAGATAACctgtaatttaaatgttttgggTGATGATCTGTAATATATGCAAAGGGGAAACTGCTGTCATGCATTGGAATATAAGTGATCGAATGTTGCTTAAACGGTGTGCTGCCTTTGTGTGGGGAGggtgttttaataataatagtaataactCTTCTATCTTTGATTTGTTAATATTgtacaataaataaatcaggttaTTTTTGGAGGACCATTGAGACTCCAAATAATTCTTGACAGGAAGCTTTGTTGTTGTGAAAGTCAAATTCATGACTTCTTATGAAGGGAAGTGAAAGACAGACTTCCTACATGCAATCTGCTTTGGAACTTTTCCAAAATGAGTGATACACCAGGAGGCTTACACCAGGAggctttcttcccctctctttcAGTAATTTAATAGGActggaataaaattaaaatggcaTGTTCTATTTCCCCCATTCtctgccatttatttatttatttatttatttattttacagcatgGAGGACATACTTTTAAGCCACTGGCAGAAATATATGAACAACATGTCACAAAAGTAAATGAAGAAGTGGCAAAGCTTAGGAGAAGACTCATGGAACTGATCAGTTTAGTGCAAGAAGTGGTAAGAAATTGATTCAAGATAACATTAAGTTTTCCAGCAGTATGCTGTTGTCAAAGAATAACCATGAAGCAGGAAATAGAAGTAGTGTACCATTTCATATATTCGTGGATGTTTTCAGTACCTGTGTGCTGTTGTACTCTGAACATAATCAGGTGATCCCACAGACAGACACTTTCACTTTTtagttactttatttttataaactggGGAAGGACAAACATTCtccctgttgtttttgttgctgcCAGACAGAAAAAGATATGAGTTAGCTAGCAGGCAATTTTTGATGTATGCTGTTTAAAAGCTAGACTTGTGCAGTTCTTTGAAAGttaaatgtttacaaatatacGAAGCGTGCAGACTGCTGTGCGAAGCAAGtacaaaaatgctttgtttgagtacagcttattttcctttctttgggagaaaaaaaatacaagtataTTTGAGCCTACAGTATGCTCACTAGTTAGAGACCTGAAGTTTATGTACCCCACTTTTTCTTCCACATAGTGATAAGTGTGCTAGAATCCCAAACACCTGACACGTTCAGCCATGGCAGTTTCAGTGGCAATTCCAACAAAGCGGTGCAGTTCTCTGCATTCTAGGAAGGACCCACTGAAAGCTGTGACACTTACTTTATTTTCACAAGGACCACACAGTAAGTAAATATGATTTTGTGAatcaaattattctttttttccaaaaaagtAACTTTGCTAAGCTGCTCAAgttacagaagagaaacaggTACTTGTATTCACAGATTTTGGTATAAAGGCTTCCTATAGGATAAATCTCTGTAATGGGAAAATATTGCTGGTTTGTTGTTAACCTTTGGTCACCCACCAGAGGGCACACTTATATATT
This DNA window, taken from Anas acuta chromosome 19, bAnaAcu1.1, whole genome shotgun sequence, encodes the following:
- the SKA2 gene encoding spindle and kinetochore-associated protein 2; amino-acid sequence: MGGRLRLTAAQWQPPSLRGPRRGGRASPPPPPEECQLFNMETALARLETMFQKAESDLDYIQHRLEFEIMKSLPDNLSAEENPVTLLEELSVVKSRYKTLCMQLEKVSLEQKESMNGIRAALENTMKMVQTLQQHADLQRSPLSEEEQTAAQQLTCQTVKEMESLVEEPFCSGSVVPSSVEESKFKPLTEEMLVSVPRSIRSSVKLADVNNLYRELFNHFIVNKNSAALSVSQMNKMNMKATDSRIRILKELAIVELDRQGNVKLVA